A region of Spodoptera frugiperda isolate SF20-4 chromosome 26, AGI-APGP_CSIRO_Sfru_2.0, whole genome shotgun sequence DNA encodes the following proteins:
- the LOC126912554 gene encoding uncharacterized protein LOC126912554 translates to MYGRMHRSVSEPSIGTVGNATVDTIVTDKNDNYNAKKPRKNKVYGKFLWEGRFKRFTNAIIMTAWNQRFQALVLLSVVYVFLIHFILAFYLDDTEYLILELSIIVADLIFVLDVVVHLLHSYWSLVRLHVRIYRRNTFSLAYDLLSLMPLSLIFKGIPGYENYVLAGRWLQIGRIYRLFVFFQDINEHMRKSRRILFFSEQTIAVTLILHASTCIWYALNKLPQMEHPWHNLGYPQHVHSRRLRFFTYKTCWYYCTCRFFNVTFGDSFPTRNLEKWLTTALMLAGYVFFRFRFIGTLSWELVLENTRRAQFVDKYHHMMKYLKFTMAPSWLVEQCKNYKLQLWQMKSGILRSDQLQKLPLPLQMELIFDINVGNFHNSMLFRETQESFMRQISLLMRHELYLAGQHIWSQGVVKNGMICIKRGVIEMLSDEDDESPMIAFRDGTVLGELSLFYSIPSKVTVKAATYVELQVLRRTDFMRVIIEHPSMYELIKNKINTRLKSARTRQEAIEKYDKGDSRLIRTRYRPMKVLKDKLTGAEEEDPTFVDDSHMYYRDENNERQPKFTTEFLELYQMSSNVTTIDAPHICLRSNFPWILMPDTDFTQMFDVAHFLIVLYVCFMSPYSALQNQHSDAEKVLGTIVVAALLINIYIQLTTATYENNVFKETVKDIAEVKMASFGFYLDIVSVFPVSIFTDTLDPQGETVAGQIAMLFPILQVWHIWDYINKWARNFNSHTKVLILLKFCLIFVIFCYWSGCFLYLFACPRKLCRANSWMSQLIYWETKVFMTNEARHETPLKTSFLLGTSVFTGTGTSEVAPGNLDIFVESMRELFYFLSVNHVSGKIKARVKKFFCVQWYYNRAVTTEEIFSDMSTNIQQDVLAIEMVGTLGFCPLFQVLNRDFLQTVASNTRKLILPDNEVVQHAGDIGRDMYILKKGHCNLLNNLGRRQMTIGPGTHFGVVEMLFGLPKVYTVVTSTNCILLHVEYTSLVQCWGTFPDISHPIITALADDEVKKLASAFEDAKPMLGRMDTKTNRIAQEIKESFVLLTTREQRIHYVKTFNKLGVLRHLRYIFMPGCITPHGLFLKFWCAVRFAVAVFYIFAVPYDIASKQHKYGGAYNWSDIILYIDIVIMAYVAYYNENSLLVTHPLLTVSRYLKHVFLLDIISIFPFEEVFQIVNDNTDMDIYRLNRMLLVSRITGAFSYWESDIMRTNPAVVLLKFLPIAITIVNFATAFIFVNACEPYLPYHNSPYIYVNCTRILIVSSSKFEPKYAVTEYLYTFYWVFELFVGLGCPPVNMTNSVDLWMVMLLQLAGFLYFAFMFGYVASTTTAAAHALLEHNEKTRDLANFLYQENVDPMLTVKTLKYFEYVWKRTNGSNPQKICRHLNSALMEDTLVFMYERALREVPLFGKVERSFIRVITQHLHEMYFLKSDTVIQCRDVQPYIFIIYRGKVDVLTSYNEMITCMGPGGMFGNFTGQPISCSEVTIYASRSLDLLVIPSVTFFNLIKYYPKIHEPLNKAFEMSRDYILPINMEMDDDSSSEDDSTFDIMSMESGADSKSGSSRFDLSGSLPMSSTSQSNLSQSKSSASVSTYHSYSPALNLLRPGTLMFQSYGYVTCIAVTIHYVVGLYDLVTLNDCVMLFWIHALLDVYFYCKVYLGLHQGYISRHGELILDGPKCRHRYFKHKLWVWSDILVNFPLEFIGFGFPNPIRAIHYLRATKLLRLKYLFEFYRTTSRELTNNLTTLQAVMTFIGVVIMIHTFACVWLLAMIGTSPVGIIRTLKTHIIDTEAPQIHWDYVTSIYVVVAQLTTTGSDEFVVDELLPMSILAVVLVCGKMLAAIVVAASIQLAYSTKYALTAYEKVTRELIDMLKNQGLSDYQLQKFWKYIQQLWVTERGRQLPLLISQTPYVRRCDLMSAMFGHHLRNCYIFAETGESFLRQLTVALDYTIFFPGNYIVVAGDSEARMYWVASGTVSVVSVRADLTEITHELLGPGDVFGILQGMNRGVSHCFSYRAETKVSILTLSLDSWINILPFFPEAKKMILERSEVLFTQIG, encoded by the exons ATGTACGGCCGAATGCATAGGAGTGTGAGCGAGCCTTCCATTGGCACTGTAGGAAACGC GACTGTAGACACAATCGTAACAGACAAAAATGACAACTACAATGCGAAGAAGCCGAGGAAAAATAAAGTCTATGGGAAATTCCTATGGGAAGGACGTTTCAAACGCTTTACTAATGCTATTATAATGACCGCTTGGAATCAGCGGTTCCAG GCGCTGGTTCTTTTATCAGTAGTATACGTATTTTTGATACACTTCATCCTCGCTTTCTACTTAGACGACACAGAATACCTCATACTGGAACTATCTATAATTGTAGCTGATCTTATATTCGTATTGGACGTAGTAGTTCATCTCCTGCACAGCTATTGGTCACTGGTCCGACTTCACGTTAGAATATACCGGAGGAACACGTTCTCATTGGCTTATGATTTGCTTTCGCTTATGCCTTTAAGTTTGATAT TTAAGGGAATACCTGGTTACGAGAACTATGTGTTAGCTGGCAGGTGGTTGCAGATCGGACGAATTTACAGACTATTCGTGTTCTTTCAAGATATAAACGAACAT ATGCGTAAATCACGTCGCATATTATTCTTTAGTGAACAGACCATAGCTGTAACGTTGATTCTACACGCTTCTACTTGTATTTGGTATGCTCTGAACAAGTTACCACAAATGGAACACCCTTGGCATAATCTTGGATATCCACAGCATGTACATTCAAGGAGATTGAGGTTCTTTAC ctACAAAACATGTTGGTACTACTGCACTTGTCGATTCTTCAACGTCACATTTGGAGATTCATTTCCTAcg CGTAACCTGGAGAAGTGGTTGACAACAGCGCTGATGTTAGCCGGTTACGTGTTCTTTCGGTTTCGGTTTATAGGCACCCTCTCATGGGAACTTGTCCTTGAAAACACTAGAAGAGCACAATTCGTCGATAAG taCCATCACATGATGAAGTATCTAAAGTTTACTATGGCGCCATCTTGGCTCGTCGAACAGTGTAAGAACTACAAGCTTCAGCTGTGGCAGATGAAGTCGGGGATACTGAGATCGGACCAACTACAGAAACTGCCGCTGCCATTACAGATGGAACTAATCTTCGACATTAACGTCGGGAATTTCCATAACTCCATGCTATTTAGAGAGACTC AGGAATCCTTTATGCGTCAAATCTCTCTACTGATGCGACACGAGTTGTATTTGGCTGGACAGCACATCTGGAGCCAGGGTGTTGTGAAGAATGGCATGATCTGCATCAAGAGAGGTGTCATAGAAATGTTGTCTGACGAAGATGACGAGAGTCCGATGATTGCTTTCAGAGATGGCACG gTACTCGGAGAGCTCAGCTTGTTCTATTCAATCCCATCCAAAGTTACTGTGAAGGCCGCTACGTATGTAGAACTACAG GTTTTGCGCAGAACAGATTTCATGCGAGTGATTATCGAGCATCCGTCGATGTatgaattgataaaaaataaaattaatacaagaCTCAAGTCAGCGAGGACTAGACAG GAAGCAATAGAAAAGTACGACAAAGGTGACTCGAGGCTAATTCGAACTCGCTACCGACCTATGAAGGTGCTTAAAGACAAGTTGACTGGGGCTGAAGAGGAGGACCCTACTTTTGTGGATGACTCTCACATGTATTATAGAG ACGAGAATAATGAACGGCAGCCGAAGTTCACTACGGAGTTCCTTGAGCTATATCAAATGTCCAGTAACGTGACCACGATAGATGCACCTCATATATGTCTAAGATCTAACTTTCCATGGATATTGATGCCCGATACCGACTTT ACTCAAATGTTTGACGTAGCCCATTTTCTAATCGTCCTGTACGTGTGCTTCATGTCTCCGTACTCTGCACTCCAGAACCAACACTCGGACGCTGAAAAGGTCCTCGGCACTATTGTGGTCGCAGCCTTACTgataaacatatacatacaactTACTACAGCTACTTATGAGAAT AACGTATTCAAAGAAACGGTAAAGGATATAGCAGAAGTTAAAATGGCGTCGTTTGGTTTCTACCTGGATATTGTGTCTGTATTCCCTGTGTCTATATTCACTGATACTTTGGACCCTCAAGGGGAGACGGTGGCTGGTCAAATAGCTATGTTATTCCCGATCCTGCAAGTGTGGCATATATGGGATTATATTAACAAGTGGGCTAGGAATTTTAATAGCCATACGAAG GTGTTGATATTGTTGAAGTTTTGTCTCATATTCGTCATATTTTGCTACTGGTCGGGATGTTTTCTATATCTCTTTGCGTGTCCAAGGAAACTTTGTAGAGCT AACTCCTGGATGTCGCAGTTAATATACTGGGAGACGAAGGTGTTCATGACGAATGAGGCTCGACACGAGACTCCTCTGAAGACGTCCTTCTTGTTAGGCACGTCGGTGTTCACTGGCACTGGCACCTCGGAGGTCGCACCTGGAAACCTTGACATCTTTGTA GAATCCATGCGAGAGTTGTTTTATTTCCTCTCAGTAAATCACGTTAGTGGAAAAATCAAAGCGCGGGTGAAAAAGTTCTTCTGCGTGCAATG GTATTACAACCGTGCCGTGACCACAGAAGAAATATTCTCAGACATGTCCACGAATATCCAACAAGACGTACTTGCTATAGAAATGGTCGGGACCTTGGGGTTCTGCCCTTTATTCCAG GTATTAAATCGAGATTTCCTGCAAACTGTGGCGAGCAACACGAGGAAGTTGATACTGCCTGACAATGAGGTGGTGCAGCATGCTGGTGACATAGGACGGGACATGTATATCTTGAAAAAA GGTCACTGTAACTTGTTGAATAATCTCGGTAGGAGACAAATGACCATCGGGCCTGGCACACATTTCGGGGTCGTGGAAATGCTCTTCGGTTTACCAAAG GTATATACGGTGGTGACGTCGACAAACTGCATATTACTGCATGTGGAATATACTTCGTTGGTGCAGTGCTGGGGAACGTTCCCGGACATTAGTCACCCCATTATCACG GCGTTGGCAGATGATGAAGttaaaaaactagcttctgcatTTGAAGATGCCAAACCAATGCTCGGTCGAATGGACACTAAAACAAATAGGATTGCG CAAGAGATAAAAGAAAGTTTCGTGCTTCTAACGACCAGGGAGCAGCGAATTCATTACGTAAAGACATTCAACAAGTTGGGAGTATTGAG ACACCTCAGGTACATCTTCATGCCAGGATGCATTACTCCCCATGGATTGTTTCTGAAGTTCTGGTGCGCAGTTCGCTTCGCCGTCGCCGTGTTTTACATATTCGCTGTACCGTACGATATTGCT TCTAAACAACACAAGTACGGTGGCGCATACAATTGGTCGGATATAATTCTGTACATAGACATAGTCATAATGGCGTATGTGGCATACTATAACGAGAACTCCCTTCTCGTTACACACCCTTTACTAACAGTGTCCAGATACTTGAAGCACGTCTTCTTACTCGATATTATAAGCATCTTCCCATTCGAAGAAGTT TTCCAAATAGTAAATGATAACACTGACATGGATATTTATAGACTCAATCGAATGCTTTTG GTGTCTAGAATAACAGGCGCTTTTTCCTACTGGGAGAGTGATATAATGCGAACAAATCCTGCGGTTGTACTGCTAAAGTTCCTACCGATAGCAATAACTATTGTCAATTTCGCCACTGCATTCATTTTCGTGAACGCCTGCGAACCTTATCTACCTTATCATAATTCGCCGTACATTTACGTGAATTGCACGAGGATTCTCATCGTTTCTAGCAGCAAGTTTGAACCTAAAT ATGCAGTCACGGAATATTTGTACACATTCTACTGGGTGTTCGAGTTATTTGTGG GGTTGGGTTGTCCGCCTGTGAATATGACGAATTCTGTGGACCTCTGGATGGTGATGCTGCTGCAGCTGGCTGGGTTCCTCTACTTCGCCTTCATGTTTGGATACGTCGCCTCCACTACAACAGCTGCTGCACATGCGTTGCTGGAACATAAT GAAAAAACAAGGGATCTAGCCAACTTTCTGTACCAAGAGAACGTGGACCCTATGCTCACGGTGAAAACGTTGAAATATTTCGAATATGTGTGGAAACGAACCAACGGCAGTAATCCACAG AAAATATGTCGCCACCTAAACTCGGCTCTAATGGAAGACACGCTGGTGTTCATGTACGAACGAGCACTGCGCGAGGTACCTCTGTTCGGCAAAGTCGAGAGATCATTCATCAGGGTCATCACTCAGCACCTACACGAAATGTACTTTCTGAAGAGTGATACTGTCATACAATGTAGGGATGTACAACCCTATATCTTCATTATTTATCGTGGTAAG GTAGATGTTCTGACGTCGTATAATGAAATGATAACGTGTATGGGCCCAGGTGGAATGTTCGGTAATTTCACAGGC CAACCAATATCATGTTCGGAAGTAACGATCTACGCGAGTCGGAGCCTTGATTTATTAGTTATACCCAGTGTGACTTTCTTCAACTTGATCAAATATTACCCCAAGATCCATGAGCCTTTGAACAAGGCTTTCGAGATGTCTCGAGATTATATCTTGCCTATTAATATGGAGATGGATGACGACTCCTCCTCGGAAG ACGACTCGACTTTTGATATCATGTCTATGGAATCAGGAGCCGATTCGAAGAGTGGCTCTAGTAGATTTGACTTGTCAG GGTCACTACCGATGAGCAGCACGTCACAGTCTAACTTGAGCCAGTCGAAGTCGTCAGCTAGTGTGTCCACGTATCACAGCTACTCGCCCGCCCTTAATCTGCTGAGGCCCGGAACGCTCATGTTTCAG AGTTATGGCTACGTGACGTGTATAGCAGTGACAATACATTATGTGGTGGGTCTGTATGACTTGGTGACCTTGAACGACTGCGTCATGCTATTCTGGATACATGCGCTTTTGGACGTCTACTTTTATTGCAAAGTTTATCTTGGTTTGCATCAG GGCTACATAAGTAGGCACGGTGAGCTGATACTGGATGGGCCCAAATGTCGCCATAGATATTTCAAACACAAACTGTGGGTGTGGAGTGACATCCTCGTTAATTTTCCACTGGAATTCATCGGATTCGGTTTCCC GAATCCTATCAGAGCCATACATTACCTACGTGCCACCAAGTTGCTCAGACTGAAGTATCTGTTTGAGTTCTACCGCACCACTTCTCGAGAACTAACTAATAATCTGACTACATTACAG GCGGTGATGACATTCATAGGAGTGGTGATTATGATTCACACTTTCGCTTGTGTGTGGCTGCTCGCAATGATTGGGACCTCCCCTGTAGGCATCATACGGACTCTGAAGACACACATTATTGATAC AGAGGCGCCACAAATCCACTGGGATTACGTCACGTCAATTTATGTGGTCGTGGCCCAACTGACCACAACTGGTAGCGACGAGTTTGTAGTCGACGAGCTTCTTCCAATGAGTATCCTGGCCGTTGTACTAGTCTGTGGGAAGATGTTAGCAGCCATCGTCGTGGCTGCTTCCATCCAGTTGGCATACTCCACTAAATACGCGTTGACAGCGTATGAGAAAGTTACTAGAGAACTTATTGACATGCTGAAGAACCAAGGATTATCtg attATCAACTACAAAAGTTTTGGAAGTATATTCAGCAGCTGTGGGTGACGGAACGTGGAAGACag CTGCCGCTCCTCATATCACAAACTCCATACGTAAGACGATGTGACCTGATGTCAGCCATGTTTGGTCATCATTTGAGGAACTGCTACATATTCGCTGAAACTGGAGAGTCATTCCTACGACAGCTCACTGTTGCACTTGACTACACTATATTCTTTCCTG